The genomic stretch ATTAACGCCATCACCAACCATCATGACCGCGCCCTGACGACGTTCGGCCTCCACGAGACGGACCTTGTCTTCCGGCTTCAGTTCACCATGGGCTGCATCCACACCAAGGCTTGTCGCGGCTCGTTCGACAATTGACGTCTGATCACCAGATGCCAGCACCAGACGGGTAACACCTGCTGTGCGGAAGGCGGCCAGACTGTCCGCAGCATCTGCGCGGATGCGGTCAGACAATAAAATCCGGGCTGCAAGGATACCATCAATGGCAACATGAACGACTGCGATACCATCATCGAGCTTGAGCTTTGGCGGCAAAATGCCTGTAAACCGGGCGACATAACCGCGACCGCCGACGGCAATCCGGACCCCGTCGACCCTGCCGTGCAAACCCTCCCCTGGCGCTTCTTCAACCTCATCTGGGGAGGCGAGCTTCAAACCTCTCGAAGCGGCTGCCTCGATCAGTGCGGTTGCCATCACATGACCGGATGCCTGATCGAGACCAGCCGCCAGAGATAGCACATGATCTGACGTGAAACCCGCTTCACAAATCACTTCCGTAACCTTCGGCTTACCACCGGTCAGGGTGCCGGTCTTGTCCATGACGGCAATCTTGACGGAGGCCAGCGCTTCAAGCGCACCACCGGACTTGATGAGAACGCCATTGGCAGCCGCCTTGGACATCCCGGAGATGAGCGCCACAGGCACGGCAAGGATCAGCGGACAGGGCGTCGCGACGACCAGAACCGCCAGAGCCCGGACTGGATCACCGCTCAGCCAATAAGCAAAACCCGCAAAGACGAGCGTGATGGCAAGGAAACTGAGCGCATAGCGATCTGCAAGGCGCACCATCGGCGCCCGGCTTTCCTGCGCTGCCTCGACCAGCCGAACGATGCCAGCATAGGTACTCTGCGCCGAGGGACGAAGAACGGAAAGGTCAAAGGGTGCAGAAACGACGGTTGCACCGCTTGGGACTTCGCCCCCGGCCCCGATCTCGACCGGCACGGCTTCCCCCGTGAGTGCGGAAAGATCGAGGATCGCGTTCCCCTTGGAGACCCTGCCGTCTACGGGAACCACTTCACCCTTGCGCAGCAGGATTCTGTTGCCGGGGACGAGATCTTCGATCGGAACTTCCATAAGACCTGACGGCTGATAGCGCATGGCAGTGCGGGCGACACGACCAAGCAGAGCGGTCATGTCGCGTCGCGCGCGTCCTTCGGCATAGTTTTCAAGCTGCTGCCCACCCGCATACATAACCGCAACAATGGCAGCAGCCAGCGTCTGGTCGAGGGCAAGCCCCACGCCGATGGACAGTGCCGCAATGAGATCGACACCAGCCCGGCCAGCAACCAGGGAACGGACAATCTGCAGACAGAGTGCCACAAGAACGACCAGTGCACCGGCACGCCAGAGCGATTCGCCATGCAACGGCAGCTCGAACCAGTGCAGGAGACCGCCGCCGACAAGGCCGCAAATGGCGATGACGACGAGAAGAAATGGCGCAGCTCGATCATAGGTCTTGGTAAAGGCGATCATGTTGACTCCGGTGCAGCTTACCGAACATACAGCACGGACCCTTGCTGGCATTCGCTTTCCCTTGTAGAGCCTTCTGATACTGAAGCAATTCGGACATAAGCCGCATGACTGACACTGACAGGCGTCG from Peteryoungia desertarenae encodes the following:
- a CDS encoding heavy metal translocating P-type ATPase; this translates as MIAFTKTYDRAAPFLLVVIAICGLVGGGLLHWFELPLHGESLWRAGALVVLVALCLQIVRSLVAGRAGVDLIAALSIGVGLALDQTLAAAIVAVMYAGGQQLENYAEGRARRDMTALLGRVARTAMRYQPSGLMEVPIEDLVPGNRILLRKGEVVPVDGRVSKGNAILDLSALTGEAVPVEIGAGGEVPSGATVVSAPFDLSVLRPSAQSTYAGIVRLVEAAQESRAPMVRLADRYALSFLAITLVFAGFAYWLSGDPVRALAVLVVATPCPLILAVPVALISGMSKAAANGVLIKSGGALEALASVKIAVMDKTGTLTGGKPKVTEVICEAGFTSDHVLSLAAGLDQASGHVMATALIEAAASRGLKLASPDEVEEAPGEGLHGRVDGVRIAVGGRGYVARFTGILPPKLKLDDGIAVVHVAIDGILAARILLSDRIRADAADSLAAFRTAGVTRLVLASGDQTSIVERAATSLGVDAAHGELKPEDKVRLVEAERRQGAVMMVGDGVNDAPALALADVGVAMGARGSAASSEAADVVLLTDDLGRLPVALAIAQRSRRIALQSAIAGLCLSAVAMVAATFGYLLPVEGAVLQEVIDVAVILNALRALTPPKLATG